The Deinococcus seoulensis genome has a segment encoding these proteins:
- the ilvA gene encoding threonine ammonia-lyase, biosynthetic gives MDAMDVLRLALTSKVYGAAIETPVSETPSLSARLGNRVLLKREDLQPIFSFKLRGAYNKMAQLTAEERARGVICASAGNHAQGVAFAAQKLGVRAVIVMPATTPEIKVGACRARGAEVVLFGDSFSDAEARAFELQRELGLTFVHPYDDPLVLAGQGTVALELLRQVEVDGPVTVFVPVGGGGLIAGVAGVLKALRPDIRIVGVEPDDSDAMFQSVRAGERVRLDSVGIFVDGVAVKQVGAFTFDLTRRYVDDWVRVNTDEVCAAIKDVFDDTRAVMEPAGALAVAGLKKYVAERGVRGETLVGLTCGANVNFDRLRHVAERAEVGEQREAILAVTIPERPGAYREFMEALGARAITEFNYRFAPREEAQIFVGVQLARAGQRAELVAGLVGLGYAVTDLTEDELAKVHVRHMVGGRAPEATDERVYSFTFPERPGALLEFLTHLHGRWNISLFHYRNHGSAHGRVLAGLQVPAGDEAAFAAFLAGLGYPAVDMTANPAYRLFLT, from the coding sequence ATGGACGCGATGGATGTGCTGCGGCTGGCGCTGACGAGCAAGGTGTACGGCGCGGCGATCGAGACGCCGGTGAGTGAGACGCCGTCGTTGAGTGCGCGGCTGGGGAACCGGGTGCTGCTGAAGCGGGAGGATCTGCAGCCGATCTTTTCGTTCAAGTTGCGGGGCGCTTATAACAAGATGGCTCAGCTGACGGCGGAGGAGCGGGCGCGTGGGGTGATCTGTGCGTCGGCTGGGAATCACGCGCAGGGGGTGGCGTTCGCGGCGCAGAAGCTGGGGGTGCGGGCAGTGATCGTGATGCCCGCGACGACGCCGGAGATCAAGGTGGGGGCGTGCCGGGCGCGGGGGGCGGAGGTGGTGCTGTTCGGTGATTCGTTCAGTGACGCGGAGGCGCGGGCGTTCGAGTTGCAGCGGGAGTTGGGTCTGACGTTCGTGCATCCGTACGATGATCCGCTGGTGCTGGCGGGGCAGGGAACGGTGGCGCTGGAGTTGCTCCGGCAGGTGGAGGTGGACGGGCCGGTGACGGTGTTCGTGCCGGTGGGCGGCGGCGGCCTGATTGCGGGGGTGGCGGGGGTGCTGAAGGCGCTGCGGCCCGATATCCGGATCGTGGGCGTGGAGCCGGATGACAGTGACGCGATGTTCCAGTCGGTGCGGGCCGGGGAGCGGGTGCGGCTGGATTCGGTGGGGATTTTCGTGGATGGCGTGGCGGTCAAGCAGGTGGGGGCGTTCACGTTCGATCTGACGCGCCGGTACGTGGATGACTGGGTGCGGGTGAACACGGATGAGGTGTGCGCGGCGATCAAGGACGTGTTCGACGATACGCGGGCCGTGATGGAACCGGCGGGGGCGCTGGCGGTGGCGGGCCTGAAGAAGTACGTGGCCGAGCGGGGCGTGCGCGGCGAGACGCTGGTGGGTCTGACGTGCGGCGCGAACGTGAATTTCGACCGGTTGCGGCACGTGGCGGAGCGGGCCGAGGTGGGTGAGCAGCGCGAGGCGATTCTGGCGGTGACGATTCCGGAGCGGCCGGGGGCGTACCGGGAGTTCATGGAGGCGCTGGGGGCGCGGGCGATCACGGAGTTCAACTACCGGTTCGCGCCGCGTGAGGAGGCCCAGATTTTCGTGGGCGTGCAACTGGCCCGCGCGGGGCAGCGGGCGGAGCTGGTGGCGGGGCTGGTCGGGCTGGGCTACGCGGTGACGGACCTGACGGAGGATGAGCTGGCCAAGGTGCATGTGCGGCACATGGTGGGGGGCCGGGCGCCGGAGGCGACGGATGAGCGGGTGTACTCGTTCACGTTCCCGGAGCGGCCGGGGGCGCTGCTGGAGTTCCTGACGCACCTGCATGGGCGCTGGAACATCAGCCTGTTCCACTACCGGAATCATGGGTCGGCGCATGGGCGGGTGCTGGCGGGCCTTCAGGTCCCGGCCGGGGATGAGGCGGCGTTCGCGGCGTTCCTGGCGGGGCTGGGGTACCCGGCGGTGGACATGACGGCCAATCCGGCGTACCGGTTGTTCCTGACCTGA
- a CDS encoding FAD-dependent oxidoreductase — MTPDAPTPPGHVWAHVGQPFTPPAPRPDGTHYDFIVIGAGRMGSLLTLALTRAAPQTRLLLIEQGGLPNEEGHTILAPGVWTTAHLTPDQHPAAHASRALIEELGQPTPRPHITLHTHPAPGSVPTADALEGHPDSLALIDPGVLTHATTDPHALTYRPGTLALNAAQTAIRAGAHLMLNTRAAPHPAGVVTAERLTVTNTHQIITHETHTLRARHVILATGADAPTQAEHHLGIHTRHARAYQQTPHLNAPSTPTSPTLHHAGLTLTPQHGAYTLHPAIHHRDPHGYAPTGGHLTGVPTGLRRETLEDLVGLMDALPVLATPGLHLGRSLSDIPGSWVALPHGTPHAPPTHEPLDPHTTLLLGGPHADTLGPHTAQTLAQQLAGT; from the coding sequence ATGACCCCCGACGCCCCCACCCCACCCGGCCACGTCTGGGCACACGTCGGCCAGCCGTTCACGCCGCCCGCCCCCCGCCCGGACGGCACGCACTACGACTTCATCGTGATCGGCGCCGGCCGCATGGGCAGCCTCCTGACCCTGGCCCTGACGCGCGCCGCGCCCCAGACGCGCCTGCTGCTGATCGAACAGGGCGGCCTGCCCAACGAGGAAGGCCACACCATCCTCGCGCCCGGCGTGTGGACCACCGCGCACCTGACCCCCGACCAGCACCCCGCCGCGCACGCCAGCCGCGCCCTGATCGAGGAACTCGGCCAGCCCACCCCCCGCCCCCACATCACCCTGCACACCCACCCCGCCCCCGGCAGCGTGCCCACCGCAGACGCCCTGGAGGGCCACCCGGACAGCCTCGCCCTGATCGACCCCGGGGTCCTCACGCACGCCACCACCGACCCGCACGCCCTGACCTACCGCCCCGGCACGCTCGCCCTGAACGCCGCGCAGACCGCCATCCGCGCCGGCGCGCACCTGATGCTCAACACCCGCGCCGCCCCCCACCCCGCCGGAGTGGTCACCGCCGAACGCCTGACCGTCACCAACACCCACCAGATCATCACGCACGAAACCCACACCCTCCGCGCCCGGCACGTCATTCTCGCCACCGGCGCCGACGCCCCCACCCAGGCCGAACACCACCTCGGCATTCACACCCGCCACGCCCGCGCCTACCAGCAGACCCCGCACCTGAACGCCCCCAGCACCCCCACCAGCCCCACCCTGCACCACGCCGGACTGACCCTCACTCCCCAGCACGGCGCGTACACCCTGCACCCCGCCATCCACCACCGCGACCCGCACGGCTACGCCCCCACTGGCGGCCACCTGACCGGCGTGCCCACCGGCCTGCGCCGCGAAACCCTCGAAGACCTCGTCGGTCTCATGGACGCCCTCCCTGTCCTCGCCACACCGGGGCTGCACCTGGGCCGCAGCCTCAGCGACATCCCCGGCAGCTGGGTCGCCCTCCCCCACGGCACCCCCCACGCCCCACCCACCCACGAACCCCTCGACCCCCACACCACCCTCCTCCTCGGCGGCCCCCACGCCGACACCCTCGGCCCACACACCGCCCAGACACTCGCGCAGCAACTGGCTGGGACGTAG
- a CDS encoding SpoIID/LytB domain-containing protein: MRSCLRLGASLLSTLLLGLGGASALNVRVLVAAAPQLTVRVPSSPAPVTGVPGSVSGALPSTTLPTQAWTVGVSGSGAAAQLTLNGQPTGSATLYLPPGAGRTVEIAGTTYRGGVQLRIERGGVQGINVVDIEEYLRAVVPAEMPASWPSAAVQAQAVIARTYVSARINPAAPYDTCATESCQVYPGVRAEKPASDAAVAATRAQVVAFGGRAASTYFSSDSGGFTASSAEVWGTDLPYLTARPDPFSAGSPRASWQVSVPLAKVQAVAAQYGAKTGALTSVTVTRLSESGRPAEIMLVGASGAMKLSGANAGGFVRSLGASGTRVTLAGLNPLVITGSGAGHGVGLSQYGALGLARAGYDHLHVLGFYYPGTVLGTLTGARPTTLPAERPVLAMGAALPTPELPLPALPLPAAAPVLATALWTAAE, translated from the coding sequence ATGCGTTCATGTCTGCGTCTCGGCGCTTCTCTGCTGTCCACGCTGCTGCTGGGCCTGGGCGGCGCGTCTGCCCTGAACGTGCGCGTGCTGGTGGCGGCCGCGCCGCAACTCACGGTGCGCGTGCCGTCCTCACCGGCCCCCGTGACAGGCGTGCCGGGATCGGTCTCGGGCGCGCTGCCGTCCACCACGCTGCCCACGCAGGCATGGACGGTGGGGGTGTCCGGGTCGGGCGCGGCGGCGCAACTGACCCTGAACGGCCAGCCGACCGGCAGCGCCACCCTGTACCTGCCGCCCGGCGCGGGCCGCACGGTCGAGATCGCCGGAACCACCTACCGGGGCGGCGTGCAGCTGCGCATCGAGCGGGGCGGCGTGCAGGGCATCAACGTGGTGGACATCGAGGAGTACCTGCGGGCCGTGGTTCCGGCCGAGATGCCCGCCTCGTGGCCGTCGGCGGCGGTGCAGGCGCAGGCGGTGATCGCGCGGACGTACGTGTCGGCCCGCATCAACCCGGCCGCGCCGTACGACACCTGCGCCACCGAAAGCTGCCAGGTGTACCCGGGCGTCAGGGCCGAGAAGCCCGCCTCGGACGCCGCCGTGGCCGCCACGCGCGCGCAGGTCGTGGCGTTCGGCGGCCGGGCGGCCAGCACGTACTTCAGCAGTGATTCCGGCGGGTTCACGGCCTCCAGCGCCGAGGTGTGGGGCACGGACCTTCCGTACCTGACGGCCCGCCCGGACCCGTTCTCGGCCGGGAGTCCGCGTGCCAGCTGGCAGGTGAGCGTGCCGCTCGCGAAGGTGCAGGCGGTCGCGGCGCAGTACGGCGCGAAGACGGGCGCGCTGACCAGCGTGACCGTCACGCGCCTGAGCGAGTCGGGCCGCCCGGCCGAGATCATGCTGGTGGGCGCTTCGGGCGCCATGAAACTCAGCGGCGCGAACGCCGGGGGCTTCGTGCGGTCGCTGGGCGCGTCGGGCACGCGCGTGACCCTGGCGGGCCTGAACCCGCTGGTCATCACGGGCAGCGGCGCGGGGCACGGCGTGGGCCTCTCGCAGTACGGGGCGCTGGGACTGGCGCGCGCCGGGTACGACCACCTGCACGTGCTGGGCTTCTACTACCCGGGCACGGTGCTGGGCACCCTGACCGGCGCGCGGCCCACCACCCTGCCCGCCGAGCGGCCCGTGCTGGCGATGGGCGCGGCCCTGCCCACCCCAGAGCTGCCACTGCCCGCCCTGCCGCTGCCTGCCGCTGCCCCGGTCCTGGCGACGGCGCTGTGGACGGCCGCTGAATGA